A genome region from Primulina eburnea isolate SZY01 chromosome 9, ASM2296580v1, whole genome shotgun sequence includes the following:
- the LOC140840703 gene encoding uncharacterized protein: MTGKRKFESGSSKRKKKERQEILTKSLTGSMERYIKPVVSVVEDLDTVTNLDLNDVVVGTDPNFTDSVNDQNLNPENVVAVQILTENILLDNGIQVNNNREETGIEKNNNGMEDVNDIGNLNENIDVNGEELDDLFDPGNWENNMPQRKIDVLKERGPKRVMDIAYPVNDDGRSFNDKHYSRYLSNGEKLDRSWLVYSQKKDKVFCFCCVLFKRDKVVSSSLTTTTKGYGDWKNIHVRLSDHERSTDHINSLTNWMEAETRLRKKLTIDSSNQKVVEKEKRFWRDVFKRIISVVKTLASSNLAFRGSNEKLDDHNSGNFLSIIRMIAAFDPIMEEHLRCIRRKEIRRVHYLGHNIQNELILLLAKEIKNKILEIIKGEKYFSVILDCTPDISHEEQMSLILRCVDVSKTPITVEEFFIQFLKVVETSGDALYNELKFVLGILELDFNDMRGQG, encoded by the coding sequence ATGACGGGAAAAAGAAAATTTGAATCTGGAAGTTCAAAgaggaaaaagaaagaaagacaaGAGATTCTTACAAAATCCCTCACTGGGTCCATGGAAAGGTACATAAAACCTGTTGTTTCCGTAGTTGAAGATTTGGATACTGTTACAAATTTGGATTTGAATGATGTTGTCGTGGGTACTGATCCAAACTTTACTGATAGTGTCAATGATCAAAATTTGAATCCTGAGAATGTAGTCGCTGTTCAAATTTTGACTGAGAATATACTTTTGGATAATGGGATTCAAGTAAATAATAATCGGGAAGAGACTggaattgaaaaaaataataatggaaTGGAGGATGTAAATGATATTGGAAATTTGAATGAAAATATAGATGTGAACGGTGAAGAattagatgatttgttcgatccgGGAAATTGGGAGAATAATATGCCTCAAAGAAAGATTGATGTGTTAAAAGAGAGAGGTCCAAAAAGAGTTATGGATATCGCGTATCCGGTTAATGACGATGGTAGAAGCTTCAATGATAAACATTATAGTCGATATTTATCGAATGGAGAAAAACTTGATAGATCATGGCTAGTGTACTCTCAGAAGAAGGATAaagtgttttgtttttgttgtgtGTTATTCAAAAGAGATAAAGTTGTATCAAGTTCTTTAACAACAACAACTAAAGGTTATGGTGATTGGAAAAATATTCACGTGAGACTTAGTGATCATGAAAGAAGTACTGATCATATTAATAGCTTAACGAATTGGATGGAGGCGGAAACAAGGTTGAGGAAAAAACTAACAATTGATTCTTCTAATCAAAAAGTCGTTGAGAAAGAAAAAAGATTTTGGAGAGATGTTTTTAAGAGAATTATAAGCGTTGTAAAAACTCTTGCTAGCAGTAATTTGGCTTTTCGTGGAAGTAATGAAAAACTTGATGATCATAATAGTGGAAATTTTCTAAGTATAATTCGGATGATTGCTGCTTTTGATCCGATCATGGAAGAGCACCTTCGATGCATCCGAAGAAAGGAGATCCGTCGTGTCCATTATCTTGGCCATAATATTCAGAATGAATTAATACTTTTGTTGGCAAAAGAGATTAAGAATAAGATCCTTGAAATAATTAAAGGGGAAAAATATTTCTCTGTAATTCTTGATTGTACTCCAGACATTAGTCATGAAGAACAAATGTCTCTTATATTGAGATGTGTTGATGTTTCCAAGACACCCATAACAGTGGAGGagttttttattcaatttttgaAAGTTGTTGAAACATCAGGAGATGCACTTTACAATGAGCTTAAATTTGTTTTGGGAATATTGGAACTAGATTTTAATGACATGAGAGGACAGGGATAA